The DNA region TGACCACCGCCTCCACGTTGGCGGCGTAGCCCGATTCCGGGCACCGCACGAAGGTGTCCTCGCCGACCTCGCTCTCGGCCAAAAATTCCTCCGAGGCGCTGCCGCCCATCGCACCCGAGACCGCAGAGACGATCACGTAGTTGACGTTGAGGCGGCCGAAGATGCGCTGATAGGCCTCCCGGTGCGCGTGGTAGGCGTTCTTGAGGCCGCTGTCGTCCACGTCGAACGAGTACGAGTCCTTCATGATGAACTCGCGTCCGCGCAGGATGCCGGCCCGCGGGCGGGCCTCGTCGCGGTACTTGGTCTGGATCTGGAACAGGATCAGCGGGAAGTCCTTGTAGGAGCTGTACTCCCCCTTGACCGTCAGGGTGAACAGTTCCTCGTGGGTGGGGCCCAGCAGGTAGTCGTTGCCGCGGCGATCGTGCAGCCGGAACAACGTGTCGCCGTATTCGGTCCATCGGTTCGTGGTCTCATACGGCGCCCTCGGGAGCAGCGCCGGGAACAGGATCTCCTGCCCACCGATGGCGGCCATCTCGTCGCGGACGACCTGCTCGATGCGGCGCAACACCCGCAGCCCCAGCGGCAGCCAGCTGTAGAGGCCAGGGCCGATCGGCCGGATGTAGCCGGCCCGGATGAGCAGCTTGTGGCTGGGAACTTCGGCGTCGGCGGGGTCGTCTCGAAGCGTCCGAAGGAACAGCTGCGACATACGGGTGATCACAGCGGGCCAGCTTACTGAGCGGGTCCGCGCCGCCCGGAGACGGCTGGGTCGGACGCGGCGGGCCCGAGCGCGCTACAGCTCACCGGCGTCGAGCGCGTCCTTGACTTCCTGGGCGTGGGCGACCTGCTTGGCGGTGTAGCCGATGAACAGCGCCGCGGCGCCGACCAGCACCGCGACGGCGGCCACCCACAGCAGACCGAAGGTGTAGCCGGAGTCCAGCGCCGCCATCTGCGCCTCGTTCATGTTCTTGACCGGGCCGGTGGTGCCGCCCAGATACAGCGTGCGCGAGGTGATGACGGCCTGGATGATGGCCAGCACCAGCGGGCCGCCGAGGCTCTGCAGCATGAGCGCGATCGCCGATACCGGACCGATCTGGTCGAAGCCCACCCCGGCGATCGCCGACAGCGTCAGCGGCACCACGATCATGCCGATGCCGATACCGCCGACGGTGATCGGGACGACCAGGTTCGGGAAGTACGGGATGCCGGCATTCAGCGTGGAGCCGTACAACATCGCCCCGAGCACGATGACACCGCCGACGATGACCAGGATTCGCGGCGGGAACAGCCGCACGAGCTGCGACGATGCGCCGAGGCCGATCCCCATGCCGATCACGAACGGGATGAAGCCGATGCCGGCGCGCAGGGCGCTGTAGCCCAAGATGTCCTGCACGTACAGGCCGATGAGCACGGTCAGCGTGAACAGCACACCGCCGGCCAGGAAGATGGCGGCGAAGGTGGCCAGCCGGTTGCGGTCGCGGAACAGTTCGAAGGGCACGACGGGGTTGACCGCGGAGCGCTCGACCACGATGAACGCCGCCGCAAAGACCAACGCCGCCGCCCCGGAGCCCAGCGTTATCGGAGTCAGCCAGCCGTGTTCGGGACCGCTGGAGAAGCCGAACACCGCGGCGGTGCAGCCCAGCGTGGCCAGCAGTGCGCCGGCCGCGTCCAGCTTCATCCGCTCGCGTTGGGTCTCGCGCAGGGTGGCGTGCGCCAGATAGATCACCAGCACCCCGATCGGCACGTTGACCAGGAACGCCAGCCGCCAGGACACCTCGGTCAGCGCACCGCCGACCACCAGGCCCATCACCGAGCCGATGCCGGTCATCGCGGCGAACACCGCGGTGGCGGCGTTGCGTGCCGGTCCCTTCGGGAAGGTGGTGGCCACCAACGCCAGACCCGTCGGACTCGCGATGGCCGCGCCGACACCCTGCAGCAGCCGCGCGATCACCAGCGTGGCCTCATCCCAGGCGATACCGCACAGGATCGAGGCGATGGTGAACAGCGCGACGCCGACAATGAAGGTGCGCTTGCGTCCGATCGTGTCGCCGAGTCGGCCGCCCAGCAGCATCAGCCCGCCGAAGGTCAGCACGTACGCGGTGATCACCCAGCTGCGGCCCGCGTCGGACAGCCCCAGTTCGTCCTGGATGCGTGGCAACGCGACGATTGCGATGGTGCTGTCCATCGTCGCCAGCAGCTGCATGCCGCCGATGGCGACCACTGCGTAGATGAATCGCCGCGACGGCAGCCAGGCCGGCAGCGATTTGTCGACCGGAACCGGCAACACGCGACCTCCAGCCTTGGCAGACTCCGCCCGCTCTGCATCGTTGAGAGCCGTCATAGCGAGCTACCCTACAGTAATATTAAGAGATGCTTAAGCTCGGTTGGTCAGGGTGACACCGAACTGAGATCTGGTCCGGCACTGCCGCGGCCCCGGCGGGACCGCACCCGCCCCGACGCGCCTCAGGACTCGCCGAGCGCGTCCTGCAGGCCCACGACCTGCCCTATCACGATGATCGCGGGCGGTCGGATGTGCTCGGAGCGGATGGTCTCCGCGATGTCATCGAGCCGCGCGCGCACCACGCGTTCGGCGGCGGTGGTGCCGTGCTGGATCGCGATCACCGGCGTCTCCGCAGGTCGGCCGCCCTTGCGCAACACCTCGGCGAACAATTCGATCCGTTCGACGCCCATCATCAACACGATGGTGCCGGACATTGCCGCCAGCGCGGACCAGTTCACCAACGATTCGGGGTGATCCGGCGCCAAATGGCCGCTGACCACCACAAATTCGTGGTTGACGCCGCGATGGGTCACCGGAACACCGGCCAGCGCCGGCACCCCGATGGCGCTGGTGACGCCCGGAACAACTGTGACGGGGATGCCAGCCTCGGTGCAGGCGAGGACTTCCTCATAGCCGCGCGCGAAGACGAACGGATCGCCGCCCTTGAACCGCACCACGAAGTTGCCGGCCCGCGCGCGGTTGATCAGCAGTTCGTTGATCGCGTCCTGGGCCATCGCCCGGCCGTACGGAATCTTGGCGGCGTCGATCACCTCGACGTGCGCCGGCAACTCGGCCAGCAGGTCCGCGGGCGCCAACCGGTCGGCGACCACCACATCGGCCTGCGCGAGCAGGCGCCGTCCCCGCACCGTCACCAGTTCGGGGTCGCCAGGGCCGCCGCCGACCAGCGCCACGGTGCCCTTGCGGGCGGTGGGCCCCTCGCCGCCCTGCGCCTCGACGATCACGCCGGCCTGCAGGGCTTCGCGGATGGCGGTCCGGATGGCGGCCGAGCGGCGGTGCTCACCGCTGGCGAGCACACCGACGGACAATCCGTCGTACTCGAAGGTGGCCGGGGTCAGCGCCGTTCCCTCGCGGGCGATGTCGGCGCGCACACAGAAGATCTGCCGTCGATCGGCCTCGGCCACCACGGCCGCGTTGACGGCCGGGTCGTCGGTGGCGGCGATCACGTACCAGGCGTCGGCGAGGTCGCCGTCGCGGTAGTCACGCAGGATTACCGTCGCGCCCGCCATCGCCTCGACCGCCGGGGTGGCGGCGCGGGTGATGACATGCACGTCGGCGCCGCTGGACACGAGTAGGCCGAGGCGTCGTTGCGCCACCGTGCCGCCGCCGACCATGACAACCTTTTTACCGGCGAGTCGCAGGCCGACGAGATAGGCGTTATCGGTCACTCGCCGAGCTTAGACGCTGCGGCATACGCCACGAAGCGACGGACCGCGGCCGGGGTGGCAACGGGGTGGATATGCAGATAGGACGCATGCACGCCACCGTGCACCGCGCCGTCGCTGACCGTACTGCCGCCCGGCAGCCGATACTTCCATGCCGGCGGATACGGTTGGGCGAAATCGACTGCGGTGCGGTGGAATTCGTGTCCCGTGACGCGAGCGCCGGTGGTGTGCAGCACCGAGTCGGCCGCGGCGACCGCGTCGCGATAGCCCAGGGTAAGCCGCTCGGTGAAGCGCGCCGAACCGTGCAGCACATCACACATCGGGTGACCGTCGAGATCACCCATCAGATACGTCAGTCCCGCGCACTCGGCGTAGATCGCGCCGCGTTTCGCCAGCGCCCGCACCCCGTCGCGCAGGGCGTGGTTGGCCGAGAGCTCACCGGGATACTGCTCGGGGAAGCCGCCCGGCAGCACCAAAGCCGCGGCCTGCTCGGGCAGCGGGTCGGTGAGCGGGTCGAACTCGACGACGTGGGCGCCGGCGGCCCGCAGCAGTTCGGCGTGCTCGGCATAGCTGAAGCTGAACGCCCGACCGGCCGCCAGCGCCACCACCGGGTTGCCGGCGACCGGTTCACCGATCGCGTCGGCGGCGCGCCACTGCTCGACCGCCACCCCCGAGGTGGCAACGCGCAGCACCGCCGCGAGATCGACGTGGCGGCCCGCCAGTTCGCCCATGGCCGCCACCGCGGCGTGCGCTTCCGCGCCGTGTTCGACCGCGGTGATCAGCCCGAGATGACGCGACGGGACGACGAGGTCGTCAACGCGCGGGATCGCACCGAGCACCGGGATGCCCGCCACCTCGCAGGCCTGTCGCAACACCTGTTCATGACGGCTGCTGCCGACCCGGTTGAGGATCACCCCGGCCAGTCGGGTGCCGGGATCGAACGTCGAGAAGCCGTGCAGCAGCGCGGCGATGCTGTGGCTTTGACCGCGGGAATCCACCACCAGGATCACCGGGGCGCCCAGCAACGATGCCACCGCTGCGGTGGAACCTTCTGCCGGGCCGCTGCATTCGGGATCGATGCGGCCGTCGAACAAACCCATCACGCCCTCTACCACCGCGATGTCGCAGCCCCCGACGCCGTGGGCGTACAGCGGTGCGATCTGCGCCGGAGAGACCAGCACCGGGTCCAGGTTGCGGCCGGGCCGGCCGGTGGCCAGCGCGTGATAGCCCGGATCGATGAAGTCCGGGCCCACCTTGAAACCGGCGACCCGGTGGCCGGCATGACGCAGGGCGGCCATCAAACCCGTTGCCACCGTGGTCTTTCCGCTGCCCGAGGACGGTGCGGCGATGACCACCGCCGGCGCGATGGAGCGGGGCTGCGGCATGGGTGCTTCTCCCCCGCGCTCAGGCGGCGTCGCGCACGACGTCGGTCAGCACGTCCGCCCGCAGTTGCTCCAGCCGCAGCACCGGCGCGTCCAGGGCGGTGGCCAAATCGGCGGCCAGACCCAGCCGGATGTAGGAGTTCTCGCAGTCGATCACCACCGCCGCCGCACCCTCGGCCACCAGCCGCGCCGCGGCGATCTTGGTGCGTCCCAACGGATCGACGCCCCCGGTGGCGCGGCCGTCGGTCAACACCACCACCAGCGGCCGACGGGTGCGGTCGCGGGCCTTCTCCCGGCGGACCAGTTCGGCGGTGCGCAACAGTCCTTGCGCCAGCGGAGTTTTCCCGCCGGTGTCGAACCGGGTCAGCCGCCGCGAGGCGATATGCGAGGACGAGGTGGGCGGCAACAACACCTGCGCCTCGGCGCCGCGGAAGGTGACGACGGCGACCTTGTCCCGACGTTGGTAGGCGTCGCGCAGCAGCGACAGCGCCGCACCGCTGACCGCCGACATCCGGTCCCGCGCGGCCATCGACCCCGAGGCGTCCACCAGGAAGATCACCAGGTTGCCCTCGCGGCCCTCGCGGATCGCCTGGCGCACATCGGCGGCCGCGGGCCGGATCCGACCCGGCCCGCTCGAGCGGGAGGCCGCGGCGAGCACGGTGGCGAAGACGTGCAGACCGTCGCCCGCGTCGGTCGGGCTGACGCCGACCACCCCGCCGGTCCGGTTGCGGGCCGTCGATCGACGTCCGGGGGCACCCTCGCCCACACCGGGCACCCGCAGGGCGCGGGTGCGGAACGCCGGGGCCGGCGGCGCGCTGGGGGTGCTGGGGGCCGGCCCGGTGACCGCCGAATCGCCTTGGGGCTCGGCAGGTTCGGACGCCTCGGCGGGATCGGGGCTACCACCGCCGGGCGGATCGGGATCCGGCTCGGGCTCGCTGTCCTGCAGCGCCTCGTCCAGGGCACCGGGATCCAGGCCGGGATCGTCGAACGGGTCGCGCCGACGTCGGTGCGGCAGTGCCAGCTCGGCGGCCACCCGGATGTCTTCCACCTCAACCTGATCCGCGCCCCGCCAGGCGGCATGGGCGACCGCGGTGCGGGCCACCACCAGGTCGGCCCGCATCCCGTCGACGTCGAACGCCGCGCACAGCCCCGCGATCCGACGCAGGTCGTCATCGCCGAGTGCGACCCGGGGTACCCGGGCCCGCGCGTCGGCGATCCGGCGGGCCAGCTCGGCATCGGCGGCCGCGAATCTCGCGGCGAATGCCGATGGGTCCGCCTCGTAGGCCAACCGGGCGCGGATGACGTCGGTGCGCACCTCGACATCGCGGGAGGCGCGCACGTCGACGGTCAGGCCGAAACGGTCCAGCAGCTGCGGGCGCAACTCGCCCTCTTCGGGGTTCATCGTGCCGATCAGCACAAAGCGCGCCTCGTAGGAGTGTGAGACGCCGTCGCGCTCGACGTGGACGCGGCCCATGGCCGCCGCGTCGAGCAGCACATCGACCAGATGGTCGTGCAGCAGGTTGACCTCGTCGACGTAGAGCACCCCGCGATGGGCGCGCGAGAGCAGGCCCGGCGAGAACGCATGCTCGCCGTCGCGAAGCACCTTCTGCAGGTCCAGTGACCCGACCACGCGGTCCTCGGTGGCCCCGATCGGCAGCTCGACCAGCCGGGCGTCGTCGATCTGCGCCAAGATGTCGGCCAGCGCACGGACCGCGGTGGACTTCGCGGTGCCCTTCTCGCCACGGATCAGCACGCCGCCGATCTCGGGCCGGACCGCACACAACACCAGCGCCAACCGGAGTTGGTCGTGGCCGACGATCGCGCTGAACGGAAATGGGCTGTGGATGGGACTTCCTCGCTTCTCCTCGGCGCTCACGACGGCGCCATACCTTCTTTGCGACCACTCAGTCGCACCATCGGCACGTGCGGAATGCCGTCCTCGACGAACTCCGCACCGTCGGGCATGAACCCGTGCTTGCCGTACATCGGCTGCAGATAGGTCTGGGCGTTGGATCCGGCACGGATACTCGCCGACTTCGGCCAGCGCGGCCTGCAGCAGCCTGGTGGTGTGGCCCCGGCCGCGCGCATTGCGCTGGGTGCATACCCGGCCGATCCGGAACGCCTTCTGGCCGCCGGCGTGTTCCTCGGTCAGCCGCAGCGTGCAGATGACGGTGGGCGCGGCGGGTCCGTCGGCTTGTTCGAGCCAGAAATGCCGCGTCTCGGCGAGCAGGTCGCGACCGTCGAGTTCCGGGTAGGGACACGCCTGTTCGACGACGAAGACTTCCACCCGCAGCTTGAGCAGCTCGTAGAGGGTGGGAGCGTCGAGATCCTTGGCCCAGGCCCGACGCGGCAGCACGGTCACGGCACGGTCACCGGCTCGGAATCTCTTGTCGTGGAATCGGATCCGAGGCCCAGCACCTTGGTTCCCCAGGCCCACACCTCGTCGTAGAGCGCCGGGTTGTCGGACAACACCGTGCCCAGCGACGGAATCATGTCCTTGAGCTTGCTCTGCCACGCGGTGCTGTACCGGTCGGCGAAGCAACGCTCCATGACCTCGAGCATGGCGGGCACGGCGGTCGAGGCCCCGGGCGAGGCGCCGAGCAGACCGGCGATGCTGCCGTCGGCGGCGGTGAGCACCGTGGTGCCGAACTCCAGTGTGCCGCCCTTGCCGTTTCCCGGCTTGATCACCTGCACGCGCTGACCGGCCACCGACAGATCCCAATCGGCATCCACTGCGGTGGGCGCGAAGTCGCGCAACATGTCCACGCGGTCGGTCTCGGACAGCATGAGCTGGCTGACAAGGTAGCTCACCAGGCTCATCTGGGTCAGCCCCACGCTCACCATGGAAGCCACGTTGTTGGGTTTGACCGACAACGGCAGATCGGTGAAGTGCCCCTGCTTGAGGAACTTCGGCGTCCAGCCGGCGAACGGCCCGAACAGCAGCCACTGCTTACCGTTGATGAAGCGGGTGTCCAGGTGCGGGGCCGACATCGGCGGGGCGCCCAGCGGCGGAAAGCCGTACACCTTGGCCTGGTGTGCGGCGGTCACCGCGGGATTGGCGGTACGCAGGAACTGCCCGCCGACCGGGAATCCACCGTAGCCCTTGGCCTCGGCGATCCCGGACTTCTGCAACAGCGGCAGCGCGGCGCCACCGGCACCGACGAAGACGAACCGCGCGTTGATCTTGCGGGTCGCGCCGGTGCGCCGGTTGCGGACCTTGACCAGCCAGCTGCCGTCGGACTGCTTCGACAGATCGCGGACCTCGTTGCCGAACAACACGGTGGTGCCGTTGCGGGCGCCGTAGCCGATGAGTTGCTTGGACAGGGAGCCGAAGTCGATGTCGGTGCCGTCGTCGGCCCAGTTCAGCGCGACCGGTTCGGAGAAGTCCCGGCCGGCGGCCATGTACGGCAGGCGCCGCGCGAATTCGTCGGGGCTGTCGATGAACTCCATGTTCGCAAACAGCGGGTTGTGCACCAGCGCCTCGCGGCGGCGGCGCAGATAGTCGATCCGCTCCGGGCCCTGCACGAAGCTGACATGCGGGATCGGGTTGATGAAGCTGCGCACATCGGTCAGCACGCCGTTCTCGACGGCGTGCGCCCAGAACTGGCGCGACACCTGGAACTGCTCATTGACCGTGACGGCCTTCTTGATGTCGATCGACCCGTCCGGGCGCTCGGGGGTGTAGTTCAACTCGCACAGCGCCGAGTGTCCGGTGCCGGCGTTGTTCCACGGATCGCTGCTCTCGGCCGAGGCGCCGTCCAGGCGTTCGATGAGCGTGATCGACCAGTTCGGTTCGACGAGGCGCAGCAAGGCTCCCAGGGTGGCGCTCATGATGCCGGCGCCCACCAGCACTACGTCGGTTTTTTCTACGTTGGCATCTGACACCGGATCGTTGGTCCTTCGCGCGTCGTCTGTTGACCGAGGTACCGAGCCCGGTCATGTGGGGTCGTCTCAGGTTAGCCCGCCGCGGTGCGTGTTAATCCGGCGAGTCAGGTGATCTTCCAGACACCGGCCGCAGCTAAGGTTGAACCGTGACGGTATGGGAGGCCGACGTCCTACCCGGCTACCACCAGCACAGGATGGAACTGGGCGCCGACCCCGACGGCGAGGGCGACCTCATCGCGACCCTGGTGCGTCGCGGTCCCGCCGCCCCGGCGCGGCACGCGGTGCTCGGCGTGCACGGCTATACCGACTACTTCTTCAACACCGAGATGGCCGACCGGTTCGCGGCCCGCGGGCTCGCCTATTACGCCCTGGACCTGCACAAATGTGGCCGGTCCTGGCAACCCGGGCAGACCCCGCACTTCACCACCGACCTGGCCCGCTACCACCTCGAACTGGAACGGGCGCTGGCGGTCATCGCCGCCGAAACCGACGGCGCCCGGGTATGCGTCGTGGGCCACTCCGCCGGCGGACTGGTCGTCACGCTGTGGCTGGACCGGCTGCGCCGGCGGGATCTGACCGCCGCCCTCGGTGTCGGCGGCCTGGTCCTCAACAGCCCGTTCTTCGATCTGCACGGGCCCTCGATCCTGCGGGCCGCGCCCACCTCGGCGGCGCTGATCGCCTTGGCGCGGATGCGCAAGACGCGCGTGGTGCGCAAACCGAAAGAGGGCGGCTACGGCACCACGCTGCACCGGGACTTCCACGGCGAATTCGACTACAACCTGGACTGGAAGCCGGTGGGCGGGTTCCCGATCACGGTCGGCTGGATCAACGCGGTGCGCCGCGGCCACGCCCGACTGCACCGCGGCCTCGATGTCGGTGTGCCCAACCTGATCCTGCGCTCGGATCACTCGGTCGCCGAGACCCGCGACGACCCCGAGGCCATGCAGCGCGGCGACGCCGTCCTCGACGTCCGGCACATCGCCCGGTGGGCCGGTTGCGTCGGCAACCACACCACGATCGCCCCGATCGCCGACGCCAAACACGACGTATTCCTGTCGCTGCCCGCGCCGCGGGCCGCGGCCTATGCCGAACTCGACCGCTGGCTGGACCGCTACCTGGGCAGCAGCACCGCCGAGACCTCCGAGACAACCAGACAGGGCTGACGTGGACCACTTCGATCTGACCATCATCGGTACGGGCTCGGGCAACTCGATCCTCGACGAGCGCTACGAATCGAAGCGGGTCGCCATCTGCGAGCAGGGCACCTTCGGCGGCACCTGCCTCAACGTCGGCTGCATCCCGACCAAGATGTTCGTCTACGCGGCCGAGGTCGCCAACACGATCCGCGACAGCGCCCGCTTCGGTGTCGACGCCCGGATCGACGGGGTGCGCTGGCGCGACATCGTCTCGCGGGTGTTCGGTCGCATCGATCCCATCGCGTTGGGCGGCGAGCGGTATCGACGCTCCTCCCCCAACGTCACCGTGTTCGACGGCCACACGAAGTTCGGCCCCACCCGCGGCGACGGTCGCCATCTGCTGCGCACCGAGGCCGGTGCCGAGTTCACCTCCGATCAGGTGGTGATCGCCGCGGGCGCGCGCGCGATGGTGCCACCGGCGATCGGTGCGAGCGACATCAAGTGGCACACCAGCGACACCATCATGCGGATCCCCGAGGTGCCCGAACATCTGGTGATCGTCGGCGGCGGATTCGTTGCCGCCGAGTTCGCTCATGTGTTCTCCGCGTTGGGATCTCGCGTGACGCTGGTGCTGCGCGGTGCGACGCTGCTGTCGCACTGCGACGACGACATCGGCGAACGGTTCACCGACATCGCGTCACGCA from Mycolicibacterium sp. MU0053 includes:
- the mqo gene encoding malate dehydrogenase (quinone), giving the protein MSDANVEKTDVVLVGAGIMSATLGALLRLVEPNWSITLIERLDGASAESSDPWNNAGTGHSALCELNYTPERPDGSIDIKKAVTVNEQFQVSRQFWAHAVENGVLTDVRSFINPIPHVSFVQGPERIDYLRRRREALVHNPLFANMEFIDSPDEFARRLPYMAAGRDFSEPVALNWADDGTDIDFGSLSKQLIGYGARNGTTVLFGNEVRDLSKQSDGSWLVKVRNRRTGATRKINARFVFVGAGGAALPLLQKSGIAEAKGYGGFPVGGQFLRTANPAVTAAHQAKVYGFPPLGAPPMSAPHLDTRFINGKQWLLFGPFAGWTPKFLKQGHFTDLPLSVKPNNVASMVSVGLTQMSLVSYLVSQLMLSETDRVDMLRDFAPTAVDADWDLSVAGQRVQVIKPGNGKGGTLEFGTTVLTAADGSIAGLLGASPGASTAVPAMLEVMERCFADRYSTAWQSKLKDMIPSLGTVLSDNPALYDEVWAWGTKVLGLGSDSTTRDSEPVTVP
- a CDS encoding cobyrinate a,c-diamide synthase is translated as MPQPRSIAPAVVIAAPSSGSGKTTVATGLMAALRHAGHRVAGFKVGPDFIDPGYHALATGRPGRNLDPVLVSPAQIAPLYAHGVGGCDIAVVEGVMGLFDGRIDPECSGPAEGSTAAVASLLGAPVILVVDSRGQSHSIAALLHGFSTFDPGTRLAGVILNRVGSSRHEQVLRQACEVAGIPVLGAIPRVDDLVVPSRHLGLITAVEHGAEAHAAVAAMGELAGRHVDLAAVLRVATSGVAVEQWRAADAIGEPVAGNPVVALAAGRAFSFSYAEHAELLRAAGAHVVEFDPLTDPLPEQAAALVLPGGFPEQYPGELSANHALRDGVRALAKRGAIYAECAGLTYLMGDLDGHPMCDVLHGSARFTERLTLGYRDAVAAADSVLHTTGARVTGHEFHRTAVDFAQPYPPAWKYRLPGGSTVSDGAVHGGVHASYLHIHPVATPAAVRRFVAYAAASKLGE
- a CDS encoding alpha/beta hydrolase; its protein translation is MTVWEADVLPGYHQHRMELGADPDGEGDLIATLVRRGPAAPARHAVLGVHGYTDYFFNTEMADRFAARGLAYYALDLHKCGRSWQPGQTPHFTTDLARYHLELERALAVIAAETDGARVCVVGHSAGGLVVTLWLDRLRRRDLTAALGVGGLVLNSPFFDLHGPSILRAAPTSAALIALARMRKTRVVRKPKEGGYGTTLHRDFHGEFDYNLDWKPVGGFPITVGWINAVRRGHARLHRGLDVGVPNLILRSDHSVAETRDDPEAMQRGDAVLDVRHIARWAGCVGNHTTIAPIADAKHDVFLSLPAPRAAAYAELDRWLDRYLGSSTAETSETTRQG
- a CDS encoding MFS transporter, with the protein product MTALNDAERAESAKAGGRVLPVPVDKSLPAWLPSRRFIYAVVAIGGMQLLATMDSTIAIVALPRIQDELGLSDAGRSWVITAYVLTFGGLMLLGGRLGDTIGRKRTFIVGVALFTIASILCGIAWDEATLVIARLLQGVGAAIASPTGLALVATTFPKGPARNAATAVFAAMTGIGSVMGLVVGGALTEVSWRLAFLVNVPIGVLVIYLAHATLRETQRERMKLDAAGALLATLGCTAAVFGFSSGPEHGWLTPITLGSGAAALVFAAAFIVVERSAVNPVVPFELFRDRNRLATFAAIFLAGGVLFTLTVLIGLYVQDILGYSALRAGIGFIPFVIGMGIGLGASSQLVRLFPPRILVIVGGVIVLGAMLYGSTLNAGIPYFPNLVVPITVGGIGIGMIVVPLTLSAIAGVGFDQIGPVSAIALMLQSLGGPLVLAIIQAVITSRTLYLGGTTGPVKNMNEAQMAALDSGYTFGLLWVAAVAVLVGAAALFIGYTAKQVAHAQEVKDALDAGEL
- a CDS encoding VWA domain-containing protein, producing the protein MHSPFPFSAIVGHDQLRLALVLCAVRPEIGGVLIRGEKGTAKSTAVRALADILAQIDDARLVELPIGATEDRVVGSLDLQKVLRDGEHAFSPGLLSRAHRGVLYVDEVNLLHDHLVDVLLDAAAMGRVHVERDGVSHSYEARFVLIGTMNPEEGELRPQLLDRFGLTVDVRASRDVEVRTDVIRARLAYEADPSAFAARFAAADAELARRIADARARVPRVALGDDDLRRIAGLCAAFDVDGMRADLVVARTAVAHAAWRGADQVEVEDIRVAAELALPHRRRRDPFDDPGLDPGALDEALQDSEPEPDPDPPGGGSPDPAEASEPAEPQGDSAVTGPAPSTPSAPPAPAFRTRALRVPGVGEGAPGRRSTARNRTGGVVGVSPTDAGDGLHVFATVLAAASRSSGPGRIRPAAADVRQAIREGREGNLVIFLVDASGSMAARDRMSAVSGAALSLLRDAYQRRDKVAVVTFRGAEAQVLLPPTSSSHIASRRLTRFDTGGKTPLAQGLLRTAELVRREKARDRTRRPLVVVLTDGRATGGVDPLGRTKIAAARLVAEGAAAVVIDCENSYIRLGLAADLATALDAPVLRLEQLRADVLTDVVRDAA
- the cobA gene encoding uroporphyrinogen-III C-methyltransferase, whose translation is MTDNAYLVGLRLAGKKVVMVGGGTVAQRRLGLLVSSGADVHVITRAATPAVEAMAGATVILRDYRDGDLADAWYVIAATDDPAVNAAVVAEADRRQIFCVRADIAREGTALTPATFEYDGLSVGVLASGEHRRSAAIRTAIREALQAGVIVEAQGGEGPTARKGTVALVGGGPGDPELVTVRGRRLLAQADVVVADRLAPADLLAELPAHVEVIDAAKIPYGRAMAQDAINELLINRARAGNFVVRFKGGDPFVFARGYEEVLACTEAGIPVTVVPGVTSAIGVPALAGVPVTHRGVNHEFVVVSGHLAPDHPESLVNWSALAAMSGTIVLMMGVERIELFAEVLRKGGRPAETPVIAIQHGTTAAERVVRARLDDIAETIRSEHIRPPAIIVIGQVVGLQDALGES